From Anticarsia gemmatalis isolate Benzon Research Colony breed Stoneville strain chromosome 3, ilAntGemm2 primary, whole genome shotgun sequence, one genomic window encodes:
- the LOC142987463 gene encoding 3,4-dihydroxyphenylacetaldehyde synthase-like encodes MEAQQFREFGRAAIDLLADYVENIRDREVLPSVEPGYLVNALPEQAPEQPEGWQDILKDFNQSILPGITHWQSPRFHAFYPTGTSFASIVGSILSDGLAVIGFSWMSSPACTELEVVTMNWLGKLLGLPEEFLNCSSGPGGGVIQGSASEATLVGLLVAKEKTVRKLVREDPTLDEDQIKPKLVAYTSDQCNSSVEKAGLLGSMKMRLLKADADGRLRGETLKRAFDEDRAQGLIPCYVIANLGTTGTCAFDPLYELGPICNEADVWLHVDAAYAGAAFICPEYRHLMKGIEHADSVDVNAHKWMNVSFDCSVMWVKNGYDLIRAFDVQRIYLDDVKTDIKIPDYRHWQIPLGRRFRALKLWMVLRIYGAEGLRNHIREQIDLAQYFAKLVRSDERFLVEPEPSMGLVCFRLKDGEIVTRKLLENLTNKKKIFMVAGTYRDRYVIRFVVCYRLTTKEDIDYSWKQIKDEADILCTDKVHMKPQIAAIDTLVGREVCEKSK; translated from the exons ATGGAGGCGCAACAGTTCCGTGAATTTGGCAGAGCAGCCATCGATCTGCTGGCTGATTATGTTGAAAATATAAGAGACCg TGAAGTACTACCGTCGGTGGAACCGGGTTACCTGGTCAATGCTCTCCCTGAACAAGCGCCGGAGCAGCCTGAAGGATGGCAAGATATCCTCAAAGACTTCAACCAATCTATACTCCCTGGT ATCACACACTGGCAATCACCGCGTTTCCATGCGTTTTATCCTACGGGAACATCTTTCGCGAGTATCGTGGGTAGCATACTCAGTGACGGACTAGCTGTTATTGGATTCAGCTgg ATGTCGAGTCCAGCTTGCACTGAATTAGAAGTAGTAACGATGAACTGGCTCGGCAAACTCCTAGGACTGCCGGAAGAATTCCTTAACTGTTCCAGCGGACCCGGAGGAGGAGTTATCCAG GGCTCAGCCAGTGAGGCGACCCTTGTAGGTCTGCTGGTTGCTAAGGAGAAAACAGTTCGTAAACTAGTACGAGAAGACCCGACCCTCGATGAAGATCAAATTAAACCAAAACTTGTTGCATACACATCTGACCAATGTAACTCTTCAGTTGAAAAAGCTGGGTTACTCGGCTCTATGAAAATGCGGCTATTGAAAGCCGACGCTGATGGAAGACTCCGCGGAGAAACACTCAAAAGAGCATTCGATGAAGACAGAGCACAAGGTCTCATACCGTGTTATGTCATCGCAAATCTTGGAACCACCGGTACATGTGCGTTTGACCCGCTTTATGAACTAGGACCAATTTGCAATGAAGCAGATGTGTGGCTGCACGTAGACGCGGCATATGCAGGCGCTGCATTCATCTGTCCCGAATATAGACATTTGATGAAGGGTATCGAGCACGCTGATTCCGTTGATGTAAATGCACATAAGTGGATGAATGTTAGTTTTGACTGCTCAGTTATGTGGGTCAAAAATGGATACGATCTAATTAGAGCATTTGATGTTCAGAGAATTTACTTGGATGATGTAAAAACAGATATTAAAATTCCTGATTACCGGCACTGGCAGATACCCCTCGGCCGTAGGTTTAGGGCGCTCAAGTTATGGATGGTTTTAAGAATATACGGTGCTGAGGGTTTGAGGAATCATATCAGAGAACAAATTGACCTCGCACAATATTTTGCGAAATTAGTACGATCAGATGAACGATTTTTGGTAGAACCAGAGCCGTCGATGGGCTTAGTGTGTTTTAGACTTAAGGATGGTGAAATTGTAACGAGAAAATTGCTAGAGAACTTGACAAacaagaagaaaatatttatggtGGCAGGCACTTACAGAGACAGATATGTCATTAGGTTCGTCGTCTGTTACCGTCTAACGACGAAAGAAGACATCGACTACAGCtggaaacaaataaaagatGAAGCCGACATACTTTGTACAGACAAAGTACATATGAAACCACAAATAGCAGCCATTGATACACTTGTTGGGAGAGAGGTGTGTGAAAAATCTAAGTAA